Proteins encoded together in one Lathyrus oleraceus cultivar Zhongwan6 chromosome 5, CAAS_Psat_ZW6_1.0, whole genome shotgun sequence window:
- the LOC127080911 gene encoding uncharacterized protein LOC127080911 — protein sequence MVPINPTRLVAAYPWGMSPHLAASLASGGAFFPHSDLTVVAGSVGFPWAGAPQAPNALFGTQYFQPATAAQTVPPGFSYPPMWFNPSVPAPIAPEVSRPASQATPPTVDPSRLADYQLLDDKIRGLYFEKMIDSSSTNFVDMVIIGEHVKSGLKFGKIIDTTAPQTVNKRPHGSFAKKKEEEANAIMAKARPRYRGLMAPMPYYPYQYVAAAQYQQPPFQYQPQKDNRQSTPAQRNPNQQYNRAQNRGNNFGNRPQFDKILVSYSELVPYLVHVGAVIPKEFPVATPPFRANHDPNASCVYHANFIGHSTENCWALKCKIQDLINQNILTFSEEKPNVKTNPLPNHSGVPVNAVIEEVNTEVILKVEEVKTLMFVVLQKIEQFGFLEKVHDDCTICEFDPDICEQLKGCVQSLMDQGLIQFSRAQAAEEVAVIEPITIVYRKKKVEAPPKRIQPIHFHVPTPFPYQNTKAVPWNYETTTYLGGKEIRILDIKIVNIDGLEA from the exons ATGGTCCCCATAAACCCTACTAGGCTTGTTGCTGCCTACCCGTGGGGAATGTCCCCACACCTTGCTGCTAGCCTCGCTAGTGGGGGAGCTTTCTTCCCTCATTCGGATCTTACTGTTGTTGCTGGAAGTGTTGGTTTCCCTTGG GCAGGGGCACCTCAGGCCCCCAATGCTCTATTTGGAACGCAATATTTTCAACCTGCTACTGCCGCTCAGACTGTGCCACCAGGTTTCTCCTACCCGCCAATGTGGTTCAACCCGAGCGTGCCCGCACCAATCGCTCCTGAAGTCTCTCGACCAGCCAGTCAGGCCACTCCTCCCACTGTTGATCCATCCAGACTTGCGGATTACCAGCTCTTAGACGACAAAATAAGG GGGCTGTATTTTGAAAAGATGATTGACAGTTCATCAACAAACTTTGTCGATATGGTTATTATTGGGGAACATGTTAAAAGTGGGCTGAAATTTGGGAAGATAATAGACACGACCGCGCCGCAGACAGTCAATAAGAGACCACATGGGAGCTTCGCAAAGAAGAAAGAGGAGGAAGCAAACGCTATAATGGCGAAGGCTCGCCCCCGATATCGAGGTCTGATGGCCCCTATGCCATATTATCCGTACCAGTACGTTGCCGCAGCTCAATACCAACAGCCGCCTTTCCAGTATCAACCGCAGAAGGACAATCGACAATCAACACCCGCTCAGAGAAATCCAAACCAACAATATAATCGAGCACAGAACCGAGGAAACAATTTTGGGAACCGACCCCAATTTGACAAAATTCTGGTGTCGTACTCCGAATTAGTCCCCTATCTAGTTCATGTAGGGGCGGTCATACCAAAGGAATTTCCCGTGGCCACTCCTCCATTCCGCGCCAACCACGATCCTAATGCTTCGTGCGTGTATCATGCCAATTTCATAGGGCACTCTACAGAAAATTGTTGGGCACTTAAATGCAAGATTCAAGACTTGATAAACCAGAACATCCTGACCTTCTCCGAAGAAAAACCGAATGTAAAGACAAATCCTTTGCCGAATCATAGTGGCGTGCCAGTCAACGCCGTGATTGAAGAGGTAAATACCGAAGTCATACTGAAAGTTGAAGAGGTGAAGACTCTGATGTTTGTTGTATTACAAAAGATTGAACAGTTTGGGTTTTTAGAAAAGGTGCATGATGATTGTACAATATGTGAGTTTGATCCAGACATTTGCGAGCAGTTGAAAGGGTGCGTGCAATCACTAATGGACCAAGGGTTAATACAGTTCTCTAGAGCTCAAGCAGCAGAAGAGGTAGCAGTAATTGAACCGATAACAATTGTATACAGGAAGAAGAAGGTTGAAGCTCCTCCCAAGAGGATTCAGCCGATTCATTTCCATGTTCCAACTCCGTTCCCGTATCAGAATACCAAGGCAGTGCCTTGGAATTATGAGACCACAACGTATTTGGGAGGGAAAGAAATCCGCATTCTTGATATAAAGATCGTCAATATCGATGGGCTGGAGGCATGA